From Nicotiana tabacum cultivar K326 chromosome 15, ASM71507v2, whole genome shotgun sequence, the proteins below share one genomic window:
- the LOC107790729 gene encoding uncharacterized protein LOC107790729 translates to MDCKSVDVTSVSIPSQTPKQNSKAQQNIFKKSLPFAPRKMALPNFDALKDLHDSANDMLHSPVIKREIAHQGQEKWAHEVSETSLRMLDVCGTTKDVLMLVKDHVHDLKSTFRRITVGENATAENKFAPYQCHRKKLKKEMLKRLHSLKGMKNNNCINSSSLSLENSVKDKENNLMVVVNVLREVRVATISILESLMSLMSMPSPNTRKTNKGYFGSKLMRVNSLSSWEKCDAMTLQCANKRLGAVEIAIEDLEGELECIIRRLIRTRVSLLNILTY, encoded by the coding sequence ATGGATTGCAAAAGTGTAGATGTAACAAGTGTATCAATCCCATCTCAAACTCCCAAGCAAAACTCCAAAGCTCAACAAAATATCTTCAAAAAATCACTTCCTTTTGCTCCAAGAAAAATGGCCCTTCCCAATTTTGATGCTCTAAAGGACTTGCACGACTCAGCCAACGACATGCTTCACTCACCAGTAATCAAGCGAGAAATAGCACATCAGGGACAAGAGAAATGGGCTCATGAAGTTTCAGAAACATCGTTAAGAATGCTAGACGTTTGTGGCACAACTAAAGATGTCCTTATGCTCGTTAAAGATCATGTCCATGACCTCAAGTCCACTTTCAGAAGAATCACCGTCGGCGAAAATGCAACTGCAGAAAACAAGTTTGCACCTTATCAATGTCATAGGAAGAAGTTGAAGAAAGAGATGTTAAAACGCTTGCATTCCTTAAAAGGGATGAAAAATAACAACTGCATAAACTCATCATCATTATCACTAGAGAACTCCgtgaaagataaagaaaataatCTTATGGTGGTTGTGAATGTGTTAAGAGAAGTAAGAGTTGCAACAATTTCTATTTTGGAATCTTTGATGTCACTTATGTCAATGCCAAGCCCAAATACTAGGAAAACAAATAAAGGGTATTTTGGTTCCAAGTTGATGAGAGTAAACAGCTTAAGTTCATGGGAAAAATGCGACGCTATGACGCTGCAGTGTGCCAATAAAAGATTGGGAGCAGTGGAAATCGCCATTGAAGATCTTGAAGGAGAGCTGGAATGTATTATCCGGCGGTTGATCAGAACAAGAGTTTCACTTCTGAATATACTCACCTACTAG
- the LOC142169733 gene encoding uncharacterized protein LOC142169733 has product MEEIEQVLNISCSYIHGFERFEKLDMPVTLAPPKPSIEEAPKLELKPLPSYLRYAYLGSSETLQVIISSSLIDVQEEKLLRVFREHKKAIGWTIADIKGINPSFCMHKIFLEDGHRPSIEKQRRLNLIMKEVMKKEVIKWLDADCHMPKGLGEDHFYLSLWYFHFQANVVCNAPTTFHRCMMAIFIDMVEIFVEVFMDDFSVFGSSYDDCLKNLSKVLDRCEETNLVLNWKNCHFIVQEGIVLGHIVSRSGIQVDKAKVERVEKLPPPISVKGFWSFLGHAGFYRRFIKDFQKLLLFCGGCLKRM; this is encoded by the exons atggaagaaattgagcaaGTACTTAACATATCTTGCAGTTATATCCATGGGTTTGAGAGATTTGAGAAGTTGGATATGCCTGTTACTTTGGCCCCTCCTAAGCCAtctattgaagaagctccaaagctAGAGCTTAAGCCCCTTCCATCGTATCTGCGCTATGCTTATTTGGGGAGCTCTGAGACATTGCAAGTGATTATCTCATCTAGCTTGATCGATGTACAAGAAGAAAAATTGCTCAGAGTTTTTCGTGAGCATaaaaaggctattgggtggacaattGCTGACATCAAAGGAATTAATCcatcattttgcatgcataaaatctttttggaaGATGGACACCGCCCTAGTATTGAGAAACAAAGGAGATTAAATCTCATTATGAAAGAGGTCATGAAAAAGGAAgtaattaagtggcttgatgcag ATTGTCATATGCCCAAAGGATTAGGAGAAGACCACTTTTACTTGTCTTTATggtactttcactttcaagcgaATGTCGTTTGTAATGCGCCGACCACTTTTCATaggtgcatgatggctattttcattGATATGGTGGAAATATTTGtggaagtcttcatggatgatttttcagtcTTTGGGTCTTCTTATGATGACTGCTTGAAGAATTTGAGCAAGGTGTTGGAccgttgtgaagaaacaaatttagtGCTAAATTGGAAAAATTGTCATTTTATAGTACAAGAAGGCATCGTGTTGGGCCATATAGTGTCAAGGAGTGGCATTCAAGTTGATAAGGCGAAGGTGGAGAGGGTTGAAAAGTTACCTCCACCCATTTCTGTGAAGGGtttctggagtttcttgggacacGCGGGGTTCTATAGACGCTTTATTAAGGATTTTCAAAAATTGCTACTCTTTTGTGGAGGTTGCTTGAAAAGGATGTAA